Proteins found in one Choristoneura fumiferana chromosome 16, NRCan_CFum_1, whole genome shotgun sequence genomic segment:
- the defl gene encoding integrator complex subunit 7 isoform X1: protein MIGVRLNTFNDNSGEPEQDANSALTELDKGLRSGKVGEQCEAIVRFPRLFEKYPFPILINSSFLKLADVFRMGNNFLRLWVLRVCQQSEKHLDKILNVDEFLRRVFSVLHSNDPVARALALRTLGAVAGIIPERQNVHHAIRRGLDSHDNVEVEAAIYATTRFAAHSNTFAVAMCNKLSDMVECESTGAERRAKLVRALRTVHGGAVRAQGVLKLLHSLLERFPSSSSVRAAITALTAIAADTVVHVPDQVDLLLSIATNDARSSVRRAALVGLKKLAEHAALWSTESIQGLVRTASDSAEASHTMLCLEVMQVLVECPAVFAGAAISPAALRSCCARADLRPAAAAAHVLTRRAVHCYEEGMPVEGADLMLALESIVIATGAPNGQNTIRPLRMALRCLVQLSNASPAEYAARTGRLLSQQLRGHGWRRGGARPRALLEALAALAGGTHCALAVTLTDLVDGADASPDPSDDGTALVLLCTVIFQERAAKALTCKVNPIWQERVKETIASADGWTRYRIARAALRYGHHSLAAYILQGLIGAASSEAVQRWLVSLHRAAQADAMLVEEGITGLEAASSAWEVAGGWGGAGAGAAGGGGGCAASCAGCGACVPLAGAWLRARAQGLAALARTADRARALCTQPPPAVAQASRSVCAAAGACAAALALAARAARGVAQGYAAIARTAFHADAATLTHLQISQNTFNQLSQFLDRITCTQEQELFLPVIRPSSLEEKIALAPSEAIARISSKLFDNPSTGNGITHRHAEAVLAAVRACCAGALWPRGVLCARACGALCRLSLTPGARGQEHAATLPSTHHLALKAEGVLLPPRPGE, encoded by the exons ATGATCGGTGTTAGACTAAATACATTTAATGACAATTCGGGCGAGCCTGAGCAAGATGCTAACTCAGCACTAACTGAATTAGACAAGG gtcTCAGATCGGGAAAAGTAGGCGAACAATGCGAGGCTATAGTCCGTTTCCCTCGGCTCTTTGAGAAATACCCTTTTCCGATCTTAATCAACTCATCTTTTTTGAAACTTGCCGATGTGTTTCGTATGGGCAATAACTTCCTACGTTTGTGGGTGCTACGCGTTTGTCAACAAAGCGAGAAGCATCTAGACAAGATTCTAAACGTTGACGAGTTCCTGAGAAGGGTTTTTAGTGTTTTACATTCTAATGATCCGGTAGCGAGAGCATTAGCGCTAAGAACGTTAGGCGCAGTAGCAGGGATTATACCGGAGAGGCAGAATGTGCATCATGCTATACGAAGAGGCTTGGATAGCCACGACAATGTGGAGGTTGAGGCGGCTATCTATGCTACTACCAGATTTGCTGCTCATTccaa CACTTTTGCCGTGGCAATGTGCAACAAGCTGTCTGACATGGTGGAGTGCGAGAGCACCGGAGCGGAGCGCCGCGCCAAGCTCGTGCGGGCTTTGCGGACTGTACATGGAGGAG CTGTTCGAGCCCAAGGAGTACTGAAGTTGCTTCACTCCCTACTGGAAAGGTTTCCATCGTCAAGCTCAGTGAGGGCTGCCATCACTGCCCTCACTGCCATTGCTGCTGATACTGTGGTACACGTACCTGATCAG GTGGATCTCCTTCTCAGCATAGCCACGAACGACGCTCGCTCGTCGGTCCGTCGCGCTGCGCTGGTCGGGCTGAAGAAACTGGCCGAGCACGCGGCCCTGTGGTCCACCGAGAGCATCCAGGGGCTGGTGCGTACTGCCAGCGACAGTGCAGAGGCTAGCCACACCATGCTTTGTCTAGAGGTTATGCAG GTCCTGGTGGAGTGTCCGGCGGTGTTCGCGGGCGCGGCCATCTCGCCGGCGGCGCTGCGCTcgtgctgcgcgcgcgccgacctgcggcccgccgccgccgccgcgcacgTGCTCACGCGCCGCGCCGTGCACTG CTACGAGGAAGGAATGCCCGTAGAGGGTGCAGACCTGATGCTGGCTCTGGAGTCCATCGTGATCGCCACCGGAGCGCCCAACGGACAGAACACTATTAGACCGCTCAGGATGGCTCTAAGGTGTTTg GTGCAGCTAAGTAACGCGTCCCCTGCGGAGTACGCGGCGCGCACCGGCCGGCTTTTGAGCCAGCAGCTGCGGGGGCACGgctggcggcgcggcggcgcgcggccccgcGCTCTGCTGGAGGCGCTGGCCGCGCTGGCCGGCGGCACGCACTGCGCgctcgccgtcacgctcactgaCCTCGTGGACGG tgccgACGCCTCACCAGACCCATCAGACGACGGCACAGCCCTAGTGCTGCTCTGCACGGTGATATTCCAGGAGCGCGCCGCCAAGGCTCTAACCTGCAAAGTCAATCCGATCTGGCAGGAGCGCGTCAAGGAGACCATAGCCAGTGCCGACGGTTGGACCCGGTATAGGATCGCGAGAGCTGCTTTGAG GTACGGGCACCATAGCCTGGCCGCCTACATCTTGCAGGGGCTCATCGGCGCCGCCAGTTCAGAGGCGGTGCAGCGCTGGCTAGTGTCCCTGCACCGCGCCGCCCAGGCTGACGCCATGCTGGTCGAGGAAG GTATAACCGGTCTGGAGGCGGCGAGCTCCGCGTGGGAGGTGGCGGGCGggtggggcggcgcgggcgcgggcgcggcgggcggcggcgggggctgCGCGGCGTCGTGCGCGGGCTGCGGCGCGTGCGTGCCGCTCGCCGGCGCCTGGCTGAGGGCGCGTGCGCAGGGCCTCGCCGCCCTCGCGCGCACCGCCGACCGCGCAAGGGCGCTCTGCACGCAGCCGCCGCCCGCCGTCGCTCAG GCGTCGCGCTCGGTgtgcgcggcggcgggcgcgtgcgcggcggcgctggcgctggcagcgcgggcggcgcggggcgtGGCGCAGGGCTACGCGGCCATCGCCAGGACCGCCTTCCACGCAGATGCTGCTACGCTCACACACCTGCAGAT CTCCCAAAACACTTTCAACCAGCTCTCCCAGTTCCTGGACCGTATCACGTGCACGCAAGAGCAGGAGCTGTTCCTCCCGGTGATCAGACCCTCGAGCCTGGAGGAGAAAATAGCGCTGGCTCCGAGTGAGGCCATCGCGAGGATATCCAGCAAGCTGTTCGATAACCCTAGTACTGGCAACGGGATCACGCATCGG CACGCGGAGGCGGTGCTGGCGGCGGTCCGCGCGTGCTGCGCGGGCGCGCTGTGGCCGCGCGGCGTGCtgtgcgcgcgcgcgtgcggcgcgcTGTGCCGGCTGTCACTGACGCCCGGCGCGCGCGGACAGGAACACGCCGCCACGCTGCCCAGCACGCACCACCTGGCGCTCAAGGCTGAGGGCGTGCTGCTGCCACCCCGCCCAGGTGAGTGA
- the defl gene encoding integrator complex subunit 7 isoform X2, with translation MIGVRLNTFNDNSGEPEQDANSALTELDKGLRSGKVGEQCEAIVRFPRLFEKYPFPILINSSFLKLADVFRMGNNFLRLWVLRVCQQSEKHLDKILNVDEFLRRVFSVLHSNDPVARALALRTLGAVAGIIPERQNVHHAIRRGLDSHDNVEVEAAIYATTRFAAHSNTFAVAMCNKLSDMVECESTGAERRAKLVRALRTVHGGAVRAQGVLKLLHSLLERFPSSSSVRAAITALTAIAADTVVHVPDQVDLLLSIATNDARSSVRRAALVGLKKLAEHAALWSTESIQGLVRTASDSAEASHTMLCLEVMQVLVECPAVFAGAAISPAALRSCCARADLRPAAAAAHVLTRRAVHCYEEGMPVEGADLMLALESIVIATGAPNGQNTIRPLRMALRCLVQLSNASPAEYAARTGRLLSQQLRGHGWRRGGARPRALLEALAALAGGTHCALAVTLTDLVDGADASPDPSDDGTALVLLCTVIFQERAAKALTCKVNPIWQERVKETIASADGWTRYRIARAALRYGHHSLAAYILQGLIGAASSEAVQRWLVSLHRAAQADAMLVEEGITGLEAASSAWEVAGGWGGAGAGAAGGGGGCAASCAGCGACVPLAGAWLRARAQGLAALARTADRARALCTQPPPAVACAHAQASRSVCAAAGACAAALALAARAARGVAQGYAAIARTAFHADAATLTHLQISQNTFNQLSQFLDRITCTQEQELFLPVIRPSSLEEKIALAPSEAIARISSKLFDNPSTGNGITHRHAEAVLAAVRACCAGALWPRGVLCARACGATGGGALCRLSLTPGARGQEHAATLPSTHHLALKAEGVLLPPPPSKRPPPRQVKGVQLTVTATPHPRTNEKTVELTNIPPVLTAVQTVTPVRDFFSAQQLVSVATPGLYTVAVEAAFVDENGELWNTGPKTSIVIKAHEDSSAKGNTQTARGRF, from the exons ATGATCGGTGTTAGACTAAATACATTTAATGACAATTCGGGCGAGCCTGAGCAAGATGCTAACTCAGCACTAACTGAATTAGACAAGG gtcTCAGATCGGGAAAAGTAGGCGAACAATGCGAGGCTATAGTCCGTTTCCCTCGGCTCTTTGAGAAATACCCTTTTCCGATCTTAATCAACTCATCTTTTTTGAAACTTGCCGATGTGTTTCGTATGGGCAATAACTTCCTACGTTTGTGGGTGCTACGCGTTTGTCAACAAAGCGAGAAGCATCTAGACAAGATTCTAAACGTTGACGAGTTCCTGAGAAGGGTTTTTAGTGTTTTACATTCTAATGATCCGGTAGCGAGAGCATTAGCGCTAAGAACGTTAGGCGCAGTAGCAGGGATTATACCGGAGAGGCAGAATGTGCATCATGCTATACGAAGAGGCTTGGATAGCCACGACAATGTGGAGGTTGAGGCGGCTATCTATGCTACTACCAGATTTGCTGCTCATTccaa CACTTTTGCCGTGGCAATGTGCAACAAGCTGTCTGACATGGTGGAGTGCGAGAGCACCGGAGCGGAGCGCCGCGCCAAGCTCGTGCGGGCTTTGCGGACTGTACATGGAGGAG CTGTTCGAGCCCAAGGAGTACTGAAGTTGCTTCACTCCCTACTGGAAAGGTTTCCATCGTCAAGCTCAGTGAGGGCTGCCATCACTGCCCTCACTGCCATTGCTGCTGATACTGTGGTACACGTACCTGATCAG GTGGATCTCCTTCTCAGCATAGCCACGAACGACGCTCGCTCGTCGGTCCGTCGCGCTGCGCTGGTCGGGCTGAAGAAACTGGCCGAGCACGCGGCCCTGTGGTCCACCGAGAGCATCCAGGGGCTGGTGCGTACTGCCAGCGACAGTGCAGAGGCTAGCCACACCATGCTTTGTCTAGAGGTTATGCAG GTCCTGGTGGAGTGTCCGGCGGTGTTCGCGGGCGCGGCCATCTCGCCGGCGGCGCTGCGCTcgtgctgcgcgcgcgccgacctgcggcccgccgccgccgccgcgcacgTGCTCACGCGCCGCGCCGTGCACTG CTACGAGGAAGGAATGCCCGTAGAGGGTGCAGACCTGATGCTGGCTCTGGAGTCCATCGTGATCGCCACCGGAGCGCCCAACGGACAGAACACTATTAGACCGCTCAGGATGGCTCTAAGGTGTTTg GTGCAGCTAAGTAACGCGTCCCCTGCGGAGTACGCGGCGCGCACCGGCCGGCTTTTGAGCCAGCAGCTGCGGGGGCACGgctggcggcgcggcggcgcgcggccccgcGCTCTGCTGGAGGCGCTGGCCGCGCTGGCCGGCGGCACGCACTGCGCgctcgccgtcacgctcactgaCCTCGTGGACGG tgccgACGCCTCACCAGACCCATCAGACGACGGCACAGCCCTAGTGCTGCTCTGCACGGTGATATTCCAGGAGCGCGCCGCCAAGGCTCTAACCTGCAAAGTCAATCCGATCTGGCAGGAGCGCGTCAAGGAGACCATAGCCAGTGCCGACGGTTGGACCCGGTATAGGATCGCGAGAGCTGCTTTGAG GTACGGGCACCATAGCCTGGCCGCCTACATCTTGCAGGGGCTCATCGGCGCCGCCAGTTCAGAGGCGGTGCAGCGCTGGCTAGTGTCCCTGCACCGCGCCGCCCAGGCTGACGCCATGCTGGTCGAGGAAG GTATAACCGGTCTGGAGGCGGCGAGCTCCGCGTGGGAGGTGGCGGGCGggtggggcggcgcgggcgcgggcgcggcgggcggcggcgggggctgCGCGGCGTCGTGCGCGGGCTGCGGCGCGTGCGTGCCGCTCGCCGGCGCCTGGCTGAGGGCGCGTGCGCAGGGCCTCGCCGCCCTCGCGCGCACCGCCGACCGCGCAAGGGCGCTCTGCACGCAGCCGCCGCCCGCCGTCGC TTGTGCGCATGCGCAGGCGTCGCGCTCGGTgtgcgcggcggcgggcgcgtgcgcggcggcgctggcgctggcagcgcgggcggcgcggggcgtGGCGCAGGGCTACGCGGCCATCGCCAGGACCGCCTTCCACGCAGATGCTGCTACGCTCACACACCTGCAGAT CTCCCAAAACACTTTCAACCAGCTCTCCCAGTTCCTGGACCGTATCACGTGCACGCAAGAGCAGGAGCTGTTCCTCCCGGTGATCAGACCCTCGAGCCTGGAGGAGAAAATAGCGCTGGCTCCGAGTGAGGCCATCGCGAGGATATCCAGCAAGCTGTTCGATAACCCTAGTACTGGCAACGGGATCACGCATCGG CACGCGGAGGCGGTGCTGGCGGCGGTCCGCGCGTGCTGCGCGGGCGCGCTGTGGCCGCGCGGCGTGCtgtgcgcgcgcgcgtgcggcgc TActggcggcggcgcgctgtGCCGGCTGTCACTGACGCCCGGCGCGCGCGGACAGGAACACGCCGCCACGCTGCCCAGCACGCACCACCTGGCGCTCAAGGCTGAGGGCGTGCTGCTGCCACCCCCGCCCAG CAAACGCCCACCGCCGCGTCAAGTCAAAGGCGTTCAGTTAACTGTCACAGCCACCCCGCATCCCAGGACCAATGAAAAG ACGGTAGAGCTAACCAACATCCCCCCGGTCCTGACCGCCGTGCAAACCGTCACCCCGGTGCGCGACTTCTTCAGCGCGCAGCAGTTAGTGTCCGTGGCCACGCCGGGCCTGTACACGGTGGCCGTGGAGGCCGCCTTCGTAGACGAGAACGGAGAGCTCTGGAACACTGGCCCGAAGACTTCCATTGTTATCAAG GCTCACGAAGACTCTAGTGCCAAAGGCAATACGCAGACAGCGAGAGGTAGATTTTAA